A genomic segment from Zerene cesonia ecotype Mississippi chromosome 5, Zerene_cesonia_1.1, whole genome shotgun sequence encodes:
- the LOC119840289 gene encoding protein gustavus — translation MNMGQKLSGSVKSVSRECPAPFKAVVARELAPEPPRPARLDALLDAPPAHPDTQVKHAWNPDDRSLNIFVKEEDALTFHRHPVAQSTDCIRGRVGYSRGLHCWEVVWPARQRGTHAVVGVATSHAPLHSVGYQSLVGATDQSWGWDLGRNKVYHNAKGTGGGGSTYPALLRPDEQFLVPDRLLVVLDMDEGTLAFCADGRYLGVAARGLRGKTLYPIVSAVWGHAEITMKYIGGLDPEPLPLMELCRRVIRQRVGRARLRAAASRLALPPALSAYLLYRAP, via the exons ATGAACATGGGGCAAAAGCTCTCCGGCAGTGTCAAGTCGGTGTCGCGCGAGTGCCCGGCTCCGTTCAAAGCGGTGGTAGCTCGCGAACTCGCCCCAGAGCCGCCGAGGCCAGCGCGGCTCGACGCCTTGTTGGATGCGCCGCCCGCGCATCCCGACACGCAAGTCAAACATGCGTGGAATCCAGATGACAG ATCATTAAACATATTCGTGAAAGAAGAGGATGCGTTAACGTTCCACCGGCACCCGGTCGCGCAGAGTACGGACTGTATCCGCGGGCGGGTGGGGTACTCCCGCGGGCTGCACTGCTGGGAGGTCGTGTGGCCGGCGCGGCAGCGCGGCACGCACGCGGTGGTGGGCGTGGCCACGTCGCACGCGCCGCTGCATTCAGTTGGCTACCAGAGCCTGGTCGGCGCGACAGACCAGAGCTGGGGATGGGATCTCGGAAGAAATAAG GTGTACCACAACGCGAAGGGTACGGGCGGCGGGGGCAGCACGTACCCGGCGCTGCTGCGGCCGGACGAGCAGTTCCTGGTGCCGGACCGGCTGCTCGTTGTGCTCGACATGGACGAGGGCACGCTGGCCTTCTGCGCCGACGGCCGCTACCTCGGCGTGGCGGCGCGCGGCCTGCGCGGCAAGACGCTCTACCCCATCGTGTCCGCCGTCTGGGGGCACGCCGAGATCACCATGAAGTACATCGGCGGCCTCGACC CCGAGCCACTGCCGCTGATGGAGCTGTGCCGGCGCGTGATCCGGCAGCGCGTGGGGCGCGCGCGGCTCCGCGCGGCGGCGTCGCGGCTGGCGCTGCCGCCCGCGCTCTCCGCCTACCTGCTGTACCGGGCGCCCtag